The Candidatus Delongbacteria bacterium nucleotide sequence AACTTGGCTTAGATAATCTTCTATTAGTCAATGACCAAATGGTTACTACATTTTCAGATTTAACTAAAGATACCTATGATTTTTTTAAGAAACTTCCTGGGTACCAAACACTTCGAATAATTTTTTGTAAAAAAGCAGTGCTTGTAGAAGGAGATTCAGATGAATTAGTGTTTCAAAAGGCGTATATGAGAGAAAATGGTGGCAAATTGCCAATTGAAGATGGTATTGATGTTATTTCAGTAAAGCTTACTTTTAAGCGTTTTCTTGAAATTGCAAAAAAAATCAATAAACCTGTAGCTGTTATTACTGATAATGACGGGGATTATGATAATAATATTACAAAAAAATATTTAGACTATGAAAAAGTAAGTTGCATTAAAATATTTGCTGATGATAGAAATGAATTAAAAACTCTTGAACCTCAATTTGTTGATGCAAACAGAGATTCTCTTAAAGCTCTTTGTGAAGTTATTGCACTTGATTATTCAAAATACAGTGAAATTAAAGAAATTACTCACTATATGACTACCAACAAAACAACTTGGGCTTTGAAATTATTTGAATCTGAATCTGATACGAAAATTGACTATCCCAAGTACATAAAAGATGCTGTTGAGTGGTGCAATGGATAATAACAAACTTATTATTGCAGCAGCGGGTTCTGGAAAAACAACATTTCTGGTGGATAAGGCTCTTGGTATCACTGCTTCAGAGACTATCTTAATAACGACTTATACAGAAGCAAATGAAGCTCAGATTAAGAAAAAAATAATTGCCTCTAAAGGATACATCCCATCGAATATTACAGTACAAACATGGTTTTCTTTTTTATTGCAACATGGTGTAAGGCCTTTTCAAAGTGTATTAAATGATGAGATTCATGATGCTGATATTGGGTTTTTTTTAACTAGTGAGAAGTCTGGAAAAAAATATAAAAAAGATGGTAAAGCTGTAATTGTTTATGGAAAACCCTGTTATTGGGGAGAAGATTCTTTTAAAAAATATTATTTTACAAATTCAAAGAAAATATATTCAGATAAAATATCTAAGTTTATCATAAATTGCAATAAAAAATCAAATAATCAGGTAATTAATCGAATAGGGAGGATATTTAATCATATTTTTGTTGATGAAATACAAGATTTAGCGGGTTTTGATCTAGAATTAATTAAACTTATGTTTGAACTTCCTAATAGCGTCTTACTTGTGGGAGATCCAAGACAAGTAACGTACCTGACACACCAATCGCAGAAATATAGTAAATATTCTGAAGGGAAGATTAAAGAATTTATTCTCAATGAACTTGGTGCAAAGATACAGTGTCAAATCGATGAAGAGACACTAAATGTTTCTCATAGGAATAATCAATTAATATGTAATTATTCCAGTAGATTATATCCTAACTTGCCAACTCCTGAATCTTGTAAATGTCCATTTTGTAGAGATTATTCTATTGATGATGAAGGAATTTTTTTGGTAAAAAAATCAGATGTTGATCATTATCTTGAAAAGTATAAACCTAAACAATTGCGTTGGAATAATAAATTGAAATGTAATGAATCATATTT carries:
- a CDS encoding UvrD-helicase domain-containing protein, which produces MDNNKLIIAAAGSGKTTFLVDKALGITASETILITTYTEANEAQIKKKIIASKGYIPSNITVQTWFSFLLQHGVRPFQSVLNDEIHDADIGFFLTSEKSGKKYKKDGKAVIVYGKPCYWGEDSFKKYYFTNSKKIYSDKISKFIINCNKKSNNQVINRIGRIFNHIFVDEIQDLAGFDLELIKLMFELPNSVLLVGDPRQVTYLTHQSQKYSKYSEGKIKEFILNELGAKIQCQIDEETLNVSHRNNQLICNYSSRLYPNLPTPESCKCPFCRDYSIDDEGIFLVKKSDVDHYLEKYKPKQLRWNNKLKCNESYLTMNFGESKGLTFDRVLIYPTSEMVKWITNNSTNLKNSTRAKLYVGITRAKYSVAFVMDYKDKINYDGLWKYSSNK